In a single window of the Acidobacteriota bacterium genome:
- a CDS encoding DUF1553 domain-containing protein produces MPQRYPLRIGASGSTKPRFEGVIDDVRIYGAALTPELVGVVATAEPITAIARISPDRRTPAQAEKLRLAFLNQYAPPEILEASRNVSTLEREREDLWASFPTVMVMEEMAERRPTFRLNRGAYDNPGEEVFPGVPAVLPPLPEGEEASRLAFARWLVDPDHPLTARVTVNRFWQMYFGTGLVKTVENFGTQGEYPSHPELLDWLATTFIDSGWDMKALQRAIVTSAAYRQASKVTAEEFEADPENRLIARGPRLRLPAQMIRDQALALSGLLVEQLGGPSVKPYQPEGLWADMVEGGYGDYVLGEGDDLYRRSLYTFWKRTLGPPTLMTFDSSTRETCIVRTGRTNTPLQALNLMNDVTYVEAARRLAERMMTEGGETPAERVDFAYRLATAHRPSPDAEAILVDGFERHLERYQSDRGAALDLISQGESARDETLDVAELASYTMVANLILNFDGTITKE; encoded by the coding sequence ATGCCGCAGCGCTACCCGTTGCGCATCGGGGCGAGCGGCTCGACCAAGCCGCGCTTCGAGGGGGTCATCGACGACGTGCGGATCTACGGCGCGGCCCTGACACCCGAGCTGGTCGGGGTGGTGGCGACGGCCGAGCCGATTACCGCCATCGCCCGGATCTCGCCGGATCGACGGACGCCGGCCCAGGCCGAGAAGCTGCGCCTTGCCTTTCTGAACCAGTATGCACCGCCGGAAATCCTGGAGGCCTCGCGCAACGTTTCGACCCTGGAGCGGGAGCGCGAGGACCTGTGGGCGAGCTTCCCGACCGTCATGGTGATGGAGGAAATGGCCGAGCGCCGCCCGACTTTCAGGCTCAACCGGGGAGCCTACGACAACCCGGGCGAGGAGGTATTCCCGGGCGTTCCGGCCGTGCTGCCGCCGCTCCCGGAAGGGGAGGAGGCGAGCCGATTGGCGTTCGCGCGCTGGCTTGTCGATCCCGATCATCCGTTGACCGCGCGGGTCACCGTCAACCGCTTCTGGCAGATGTACTTCGGGACGGGTCTGGTCAAGACGGTAGAGAACTTCGGCACGCAGGGCGAGTACCCCAGCCATCCGGAGCTGCTCGACTGGCTCGCCACCACGTTCATCGACTCGGGATGGGACATGAAGGCGCTGCAGAGGGCCATCGTGACGAGCGCGGCCTACCGGCAGGCGTCCAAGGTGACGGCCGAAGAGTTCGAGGCCGACCCGGAGAACCGGCTGATCGCGCGCGGGCCGCGGTTGCGGCTGCCGGCGCAGATGATCCGCGACCAGGCGCTGGCCTTGTCCGGGCTTCTGGTCGAGCAGCTCGGCGGACCGTCGGTCAAGCCGTACCAGCCGGAAGGGCTCTGGGCCGACATGGTCGAGGGCGGCTACGGCGACTACGTCCTGGGCGAGGGCGACGACCTGTACCGCCGCAGCCTGTACACCTTCTGGAAGCGGACGCTCGGCCCGCCGACGCTGATGACGTTCGACTCGTCCACCCGCGAGACCTGCATCGTGCGCACCGGTCGGACGAACACGCCGCTGCAGGCCCTGAACCTGATGAACGACGTGACCTACGTCGAGGCGGCGCGGCGCCTTGCGGAGCGGATGATGACCGAGGGCGGCGAGACCCCGGCCGAGCGCGTGGACTTCGCCTATCGCCTCGCCACCGCGCACCGTCCGTCGCCCGACGCCGAGGCGATCCTGGTCGACGGCTTCGAGCGGCACCTGGAACGCTACCAGTCGGACCGCGGCGCGGCGCTGGACCTGATCAGCCAGGGCGAGTCCGCACGCGACGAGACCCTGGACGTGGCGGAACTGGCCTCCTACACGATGGTGGCCAACCTGATCCTGAACTTCGACGGGACCATCACCAAGGAATGA